In one window of Allochromatium tepidum DNA:
- a CDS encoding TrbI F-type domain-containing protein: protein MVKKEPTIPEAIESDSIELADPVEPTAVTVPAPAASSHPTRDFLINLVIIVGLSALTAAGVQRLMPATLETPSRAPALLMVDTERLAREAIDALGDLVAQNKLPSEEMPERSRRFSDGLLREIQAYAARGHVVLRSAAVLAAPAEVRDITDEVREQLLQQGLMDRKPETRREGY from the coding sequence ATGGTTAAGAAAGAGCCGACTATTCCCGAAGCGATCGAATCGGACTCGATCGAACTTGCCGACCCCGTCGAACCCACCGCTGTGACGGTGCCGGCGCCGGCTGCGTCTTCACATCCGACGCGCGACTTTCTGATCAATCTCGTCATCATCGTCGGCCTGTCGGCGCTGACGGCGGCCGGCGTCCAGCGACTCATGCCCGCCACACTGGAGACCCCGAGCCGCGCACCGGCCCTGCTGATGGTCGACACTGAGCGCCTGGCCCGAGAGGCGATCGACGCTTTAGGGGATCTGGTGGCGCAAAACAAGCTGCCGTCCGAGGAGATGCCGGAACGCAGCCGCCGGTTCAGCGATGGGCTTCTGCGCGAGATCCAAGCCTACGCCGCGCGTGGCCATGTGGTGCTCCGGAGCGCCGCCGTGCTGGCTGCACCCGCCGAGGTTCGGGACATCACCGACGAGGTGCGCGAGCAGCTGTTGCAACAGGGGCTGATGGATCGCAAACCCGAAACGCGCCGCGAGGGTTATTGA
- the lepB gene encoding signal peptidase I, protein MSLVLVLLWRAGDYRLGVDVQRFTGEPSCLPFTLFVMHMQVDRPPQRGDFVVATMPDSGLPLGARPGARILKRIAGVPGDQIRIEGTELYINGLHRDRLWLAKSLPGKQPGDFDLNLTLADGQYFLLGSTQESFDSRYWGPIHREAIRGYAHPLF, encoded by the coding sequence GTGTCACTGGTCCTCGTGTTGCTCTGGCGTGCCGGCGACTATCGCCTCGGCGTGGATGTGCAACGCTTCACGGGGGAGCCGTCGTGTCTGCCTTTTACGCTGTTCGTGATGCATATGCAGGTCGATAGACCGCCACAGCGCGGCGATTTCGTCGTCGCCACGATGCCCGACTCCGGTCTGCCGCTCGGTGCGCGCCCAGGGGCGCGGATCCTCAAGCGTATCGCGGGTGTGCCGGGCGATCAGATCCGTATCGAAGGCACCGAACTCTATATCAATGGCCTGCATCGGGATCGGCTGTGGCTGGCCAAAAGCCTCCCTGGTAAACAACCCGGCGACTTCGATCTGAATCTGACTCTGGCCGACGGTCAGTATTTCCTCTTGGGATCGACGCAAGAGAGTTTTGACTCACGCTACTGGGGACCGATCCATCGTGAAGCCATCCGCGGTTACGCTCACCCTTTGTTTTAG
- a CDS encoding TrbC family F-type conjugative pilus assembly protein, with amino-acid sequence MKPSAVTLTLCFSLALHSHLVQAADTGLTRQPWADRTDLAPAQRPLQPQPAAGLAIANFSTAYSREEAWMEAAVDRYLQHAPESAEATIDYSMQVFISEGMPEGALRHLFKQALEEPPGQVRFVLQGFEPQKLGALIGRLRRLFPDPQGDDILIEIDPEAFRTYQVDSVPVFLVKDGDEWYEVQGTISLEGARENVRRRGPLVVGELYAIAEPDMLTVIEERVRDYDWTAALQRAQSRVADNLSPKFDLPTVTRNSEDFFTPVFIVPHDIVIPEYNGNPEVLLARAGTRYNILDFTSLQVPIIVFDASDPRQRRLVKEWIAGEYADADLFVVGAEAADGRPGTVALSEQLQRPTYPWFGRMSDRFGVRAVPAIVEQAGDRLRIRYVEPPSFAP; translated from the coding sequence GTGAAGCCATCCGCGGTTACGCTCACCCTTTGTTTTAGTCTCGCACTCCACAGCCATCTCGTCCAAGCCGCCGACACAGGACTGACGCGCCAACCCTGGGCCGACCGGACCGACTTGGCTCCGGCGCAGCGCCCCCTTCAGCCACAGCCGGCGGCCGGGCTCGCGATCGCGAACTTCTCCACCGCGTACTCCCGCGAGGAAGCATGGATGGAGGCGGCCGTGGATCGCTATCTCCAGCACGCACCGGAGAGCGCCGAGGCGACGATCGACTACTCCATGCAGGTCTTCATCTCAGAGGGGATGCCGGAAGGGGCGCTTCGCCATCTGTTCAAGCAGGCGCTCGAGGAACCGCCGGGCCAAGTGCGCTTTGTCTTGCAAGGCTTCGAGCCGCAAAAACTCGGCGCACTGATTGGGCGGCTGCGTCGCCTGTTCCCCGATCCGCAAGGCGACGACATCCTCATTGAAATCGACCCCGAGGCGTTCCGTACCTATCAAGTCGACTCTGTTCCCGTGTTCCTGGTGAAGGACGGCGATGAATGGTACGAGGTGCAGGGCACGATCAGCCTGGAAGGCGCACGAGAGAATGTGCGCCGTCGTGGCCCCCTCGTGGTCGGCGAACTGTACGCCATTGCTGAACCCGACATGCTGACCGTCATTGAGGAGCGCGTGCGCGACTACGACTGGACAGCCGCCTTACAGCGCGCGCAATCGCGCGTGGCTGACAATCTGTCACCGAAGTTCGATCTGCCGACGGTGACTCGGAACTCTGAAGATTTTTTCACGCCGGTTTTTATTGTTCCACATGACATTGTAATTCCTGAGTATAATGGAAACCCGGAAGTGTTACTGGCGCGCGCAGGAACCCGATACAACATCCTCGATTTCACAAGCCTCCAGGTGCCGATCATCGTCTTCGATGCCAGTGATCCACGACAGAGGCGATTAGTGAAGGAATGGATTGCTGGTGAGTATGCCGACGCCGATCTGTTCGTCGTCGGGGCCGAGGCCGCCGATGGCCGCCCTGGAACGGTCGCACTGTCCGAGCAGTTGCAACGCCCAACCTATCCCTGGTTCGGCCGCATGAGCGATCGATTCGGTGTGCGCGCCGTACCCGCCATCGTCGAGCAGGCCGGGGACCGTCTGAGGATTCGTTACGTTGAGCCACCGTCATTTGCCCCTTGA